One part of the Aspergillus fumigatus Af293 chromosome 7, whole genome shotgun sequence genome encodes these proteins:
- a CDS encoding glycoside hydrolase 5 family protein translates to MEKYSGEERVLPIEGFERPKSPPIQPARVASTIPHPSRTQLRVIYFSTSAPLTSGRVSQSCEICQIEHGDTGNGPSVTLTLSVAVNYLNLTSRRVCYITTTTTKMKFSWLTVASLLMGQVALAAPSAKKFASASGTQFSIDGKTGYFAGSNSYWIGFLTNNADVDLVFNHMKESGLKILRVWGFNDVNTVPGPGTVYYQVHANGKSTINTGADGLQRLDYVVHAAEQHGIKLVINFVNNWDDYGGMNAYVQAYGETDHNAFYTNQNIQKAYRRYVKAVVSRYASSPAVFAWELANEPRCKGCDPDVLYEWIKSTSEYIKKLDKRHMVCIGDEGFGLDLLSDGSYPFTYVEGSNFTRNLAIPTIDFGTFHLYPDSWGTSHEWGDLWVQSHGAACTAAGKPCLFEEYGVTSDHCALETPWQKTSLNTTGLSGDLYWQYGDTLSTGPSPNDGNTIYYGTDEFQCIVKDHVAAIKAKQGWV, encoded by the exons ATGGAGAAATATTCTGGAGAGGAGCGAGTCCTGCCGATTGAAGGATTCGAAAGGCCGAAGAGTCCACCAATCCAACCTGCAAGAGTGGCGTCCACCATTCCGCATCCATCACGGACACAGCTCAGGGTCATATATTTCTCGACGTCCGCTCCACTGACTTCTGGTCGAGTCAGTCAATCCTGCGAAATATGCCAAATCGAACACGGGGACACGGGGAACGGGCCGTCGGTGACGCTGACCCTGAGTGTCGCTGTCAACTATTTAAACTTGACCTCTCGACGCGTCTGCT ACATAACTACAACCACAACCAAGATGAAGTTCTCCTGGCTCACTGTGGCCAGCCTTCTCATGGGCCAGGTTGCCCTGGCCGCCCCCAGCGCAAAGAAATTCGCCAGCGCATCCGGAACGCAGTTCAGCATCGACGGCAAAACCGGCTACTTCGCCGGCTCCAACTCGTACTGGATCGGGTTCCTGACCAACAACGCGGACGTCGACCTCGTCTTCAACCACATGAAAGAGTCCGGGCTCAAGATCCTGCGCGTCTGGGGCTTCAACGACGTCAACACGGTCCCGGGACCGGGGACCGTGTACTACCAGGTGCACGCGAACGGGAAATCGACCATCAACACGGGCGCGGACGGACTGCAGCGGCTGGACTATGTGGTGCACGCGGCGGAGCAGCACGGCATCAAGCTCGTCATCAACTTTGTGAATAACTGGGACGACTATGGCGGGATGAACGCGTATGTCCAGGCGTACGGCGAGACGGACCATAATGCGTTCTACACGAACCAGAACATCCAGAAGGCGTACCGGCGGTATGTCAAGGCGGTGGTGTCGCGGTATGCGAGCTCGCCGGCGGTGTTTGCGTGGGAGCTGGCCAACGAGCCCCGATGCAAGGGCTGTGATCCCGATGTGCTGTACGAATGGATCAAGTCGACGAGCGAGTACATCAAGAAGCTGGATAAGCGGCATATGGTTTGCATTGGCGATG AGGGCTTCGGCCTCGACCTCCTCTCCGACGGCAGCTACCCCTTCACCTACGTCGAAGGCAGCAACTTCACGCGCAACCTCGCCATCCCCACCATCGACTTTGGAACCTTCCACCTGTACCCGGACAGCTGGGGCACCTCCCACGAATGGGGCGATCTCTGGGTACAATCGCACGGCGCTGCATGCACGGCCGCCGGCAAGCCCTGTCTGTTTGAGGAGTACGGCGTTACCTCCGACCACTGCGCGCTCGAGACGCCCTGGCAGAAGACCTCATTGAATACGACGGGGCTGTCCGGGGATTTGTACTGGCAGTATGGGGATACGCTGAGCACAGGACCGTCGCCGAATGACGGCAATACCATTTACTATGGGACCGATGAGTTCCAGTGCATTGTGAAGGATCATGTGGCGGCTATCAAGGCGAAGCAGGGGTGGGTTTAG
- a CDS encoding proline permease PrnB yields the protein MNQESSNKMAEEKPTGASPPYHDPEANIKHGTIQALVERDLLDERYKITERGLKNRHVQLMALGGTIGTGLFVGSGQALAIGGPLSLLLGYVFISALVYALVTGMAEIGAYLPVHGGTMSYHGFRYVSRSMGFAMGYLYWYSLGILVPYEIVAASMVIDYWHPGVHIAVWISIMLVIIVLLNFMPVKAYGETEFWFAGIKIITLIGLLFLSFILFWGGGPNRQRLGFHYWKDPGPMNEYLAHGAAGRFVGLLQCIVKSAIAFIFAPELIIISGGEMESPRRNVPTAARRYIYRLVFFYIFGALAIGVICSSQAKQIISGNGDASSSPWVVAIHNAGIPVLDSIVNAAILTSAWSAGNSFLYMSSRSLYSLAVSGNAPSVFKACNRWGVPYMAVGVSALFSLLAYLAVGNGSNTVFNWLINFTNTSGFISWICCSIVYFRFNKACQVQGIEKPYVSKMQPYGMTVGLVGAVFLALINGFTVFFPSEWSASNFFTAYIGIPAFLVLYFGHRLIFWSDPWAWRSEEVDMQTGLAEIIAAEKPPRVRDTWWKKLMAVVE from the coding sequence ATGAATCAAGAATCATCAAATAAAATGGCGGAAGAAAAACCCACTGGCGCTTCGCCCCCTTACCACGACCCCGAGGCCAACATCAAACATGGCACCATCCAGGCCCTGGTCGAGCGCGATCTCCTGGACGAACGATACAAGATCACCGAGCGAGGACTGAAAAACCGTCATGTGCAGCTGATGGCACTGGGTGGCACCATCGGGACGGGTCTGTTTGTCGGGTCGGGACAGGCGCTCGCCATCGGTGGTCCGCTGTCGCTGCTGCTCGGGTACGTCTTTATTTCCGCGCTGGTGTATGCGCTGGTGACGGGGATGGCCGAGATTGGCGCGTATCTGCCGGTCCATGGAGGCACCATGAGTTACCACGGGTTTCGCTATGTGTCGCGCAGCATGGGTTTCGCCATGGGCTATCTCTACTGGTATTCGCTGGGGATCCTGGTGCCGTACGAGATTGTCGCCGCGTCCATGGTCATCGATTACTGGCACCCCGGCGTGCACATCGCCGTCTGGATCTCCATCATGCTGGTCATCATTGTGCTGCTCAACTTCATGCCCGTCAAAGCCTACGGCGAGACCGAGTTCTGGTTCGCCGggatcaagatcatcacGCTGATCGgcctgctcttcctctccttcatcctcttctggGGCGGCGGCCCCAACCGCCAGCGCCTGGGCTTCCACTACTGGAAGGACCCGGGCCCCATGAACGAGTATCTGGCGCACGGCGCCGCCGGCCGCTTCGTCGGCCTGCTGCAGTGCATCGTCAAGAGCGCCATCGCCTTCATCTTCGCCCCGGAactgatcatcatctccggcGGCGAGATGGAGTCCCCCCGCCGCAACGTCCCCACCGCCGCCCGCCGCTACATCTACCGACTGGTCTTCTTCTACATCTTCGGCGCCCTCGCCATCGGCGTCATCTGCTCCTCCCAGGCCAAGCAGATCATCTCCGGCAACGGCGacgcctcctcctcgccctggGTCGTGGCCATCCACAACGCCGGCATCCCCGTGCTCGACAGCATCGTCAACGCCGCCATCCTCACCTCGGCCTGGTCCGCCGGCAATTCGTTCCTGTACATGTCCTCCCGCTCGCTCTACTCCCTCGCCGTCTCCGGCAACGCCCCCAGCGTCTTCAAGGCCTGCAACCGCTGGGGCGTCCCCTACATGGCCGTCGGCGTCTCCGCCCTCTTCTCGCTCCTGGCCTACCTGGCCGTCGGCAACGGCTCCAACACCGTCTTCAACTGGCTCATCAACTTCACCAACACCTCCGGCTTCATCTCctggatctgctgcagcATCGTGTACTTCCGCTTCAACAAGGCCTGCCAGGTCCAGGGCATCGAGAAGCCGTATGTCTCCAAGATGCAGCCCTATGGCATGACGGTCGGTCTGGTGGGCGCCGTCTTCCTCGCGCTGATCAACGGGTTCACCGTGTTCTTCCCCTCCGAGTGGTCCGCGAGTAACTTCTTCACCGCGTATATTGGCATTCCCGCCTTCCTGGTGCTGTATTTCGGTCACCGGTTGATCTTCTGGAGCGACCCGTGGGCGTGGCGCAGCGAGGAGGTGGATATGCAGACTGGGCTGGCGGAGATTATTGCCGCCGAGAAGCCGCCCCGGGTGAGGGATACCTGGTGGAAGAAGTTGATGGCGGTTGTTGAGTGA
- a CDS encoding glycosyltransferase family 34 protein encodes MARSYQMSSQRLKLNAVGHVLLAFLGVIGLLSLFSNHHRIAAPGATQRPPTIGKVTMIYGNHSIYERTLETHKEHSRRLGYPLTVLRNPILHGIWNKLAILQSVVLRELEKPADQRLQWLFWFDSDTVLMNPNMPLETFLPPPELPNVHLLTSRGWNGLHGGVFFLRVHPWSVELLSAAIAYPVVKPNVQLMVAGAVCHQQCLGRERVLCSIDRVLPAPVVQCLHENIRTG; translated from the exons ATGGCCAGGTCCTACCAGATGAGCAGCCAGCGGCTCAAGCTGAATGCTGTTGGACACGTGCTGTTGGCCTTTCTCGGTGTCATTGGGCTACTCAGCCTGTTTTCTAATCACC ACAGAATTGCAGCCCCGGGGGCAACTCAGCGTCCCCCAACAATAGGCAAGGTGACAATGATATACGGGAACCACTCGATATACGAGAGAACCTTGGAGACACACAAGGAGCACAGTCGGCGACTGGGCTACCCCCTTACAGTTCTGCGAAATCCAATCCTGCACGGCATTTGGAACAAActcgccattcttcagtCAGTCGTGCTCCGGGAACTGGAAAAGCCGGCCGATCAGCGATTGCAGTGGCTCTT TTGGTTCGACAGCGACACGGTGCTGATGAATCCTAACATGCCGCTGGAGACATTTCTTCCCCCGCCGGAATTGCCCAACGTGCACCTGCTGACGAGCAGGGGCTGGAATGGGCTGCACGGCGGGGTGTTTTTCCTTCGCGTTCATCCGTGGTCCGTGGAATTGCTTTCTGCCGCCATCGCCTACCCGGTCGTGAAGCCTAACGTCCAGCTTATGGTGGCTGGAGCAGTCTGCCATCAACAATGTCTTGGCCGAGAACGAGTACTTTGCTCGATCGACCGTGTACTGCCCGCTCCGGTGGTTCAATGCCTACATGAGAACATCCGAACGGGGTAG
- a CDS encoding GFA family protein — protein sequence MEGGCACGLIRYRLETQPLIVHCCHCTSCQRETGTAFALNAVIESSRVTLLPSNDPHAIGIRQRTEHRSLSSVPCSGLVALRWSGAVLSVCEGGDAGRGVEGWAGCAYLHEE from the exons ATGGAAGGCGGCTGCGCCTGCGGCCTTATCCGGTATCGTCTCGAAACCCAGCCCCTTATCGTCCACTGCTGCCACTGCACTTCCTGCCAACGCGAGACGGGCACCGCATTCGCCCTAAACGCCGTCATCGAGTCTAGCAGGGTCACTCTCCTCCCCTC AAATGATCCTCACGCCATCGGAATCCGGCAAAGGACAGAACATCGCTCGCTGTCCTCAGTGCCATGTAGCGGTTTGGTCGCACTACGGTGGAGCGGGGCCGTATTGTCGGTTTGTGAGGGTGGGGACGCTGGACGAGGCGTGGAGGGTTGGGCCGGATGTGCATATCTTCACGAGGAGTAA
- a CDS encoding LipA and NB-ARC domain protein — MEECGRVSASLEQAIPAFSQAKSANNLVVSIVAVHGLNGDSITAWSGPETGTLWLKDLIPKHIPHARVLSFGYESSSCRFDWPGFVDKIRSLATTLVADLEADRQKLGGLSNPADNLCLPWTGRCNCQESTCPLCKFNIFISTFAILFFGTPHININLANRLVLESSGVGDGRAQRLGYSQSSPPKKLQSLESITDQFAPLMRKFYTTFFWEGMPTDFGGYHDFLVEPASAAPAIYESPKYAIVGATHSRMVKLLDWSPSYSTVLATLKRCCLKAPGVINDRWKKARDALARARLNEAHEMAGFHFRSAKSAPLYALASVNYIGRKEIREQIRQALLLPDTKFIRQSQRRLIVHGIAGSGKSQQCTNFASDTRESYWGIFTIDATSEALAAKYYANIGKIGGLASTESAGKHYLSQAREPWLLIIDNADNPDLHLPNLFPPGDRGHILVTTRNREIQRYGNVGSIELGRLGEEEALHLLLSSAGISTPWDKSTETRGKEIANVLGYLALAIKQAGAAISCKLCSLEDYLTFYQYYRKKRKQKDSIASGSAREDIYSAFDLSFEHLDRKQTSTSQDAIDILNIVSFFHFCVSYTPSPSSAMTKTSRASVSNPNLHQSYRNDGDRCSSQPLSPTISDVMTASSLDIPPPMPPRPPLRSKASVATIADPYSSRCERNFNSNGWTSASVQRAATDMIPPSDFRTTQSSTSVTMQKAFGEARYLLGGLISRPAESNKHFTILRHSQGVVFYRGSTTSVTISIFSDAPLPPDRSLWLQNKGWTGKTGMRAKALFRLTDDWLDITPTLALRSDQVEPNDERAWQRDIAKFLKKAPSRVRDTHRLRETAVARIPAEAGDGYFQVVLCQGPKKKVLCTSPVFRILSTSLEPSSIRGASLATLPLEVGAMVLGLYAQTAAQTVINPATSLVQSTIQPLKPSWVTQTAAETAYGIGMSMRSSDDDSTQGPAAAMARGQQEAISLETGPSPPYPMSFKARAEAIQGESVYDMQRMRLSKVPDLILDRLHGFFFGWARLLFARENGEWTGSQWYQAILAIRNLDLSQQTHVNMSQVMKRVTTVRFLEEVELPVQSRVEVRVLGFLRPDMPPPCGITEEELLEARNAAAEAAMLADACDASYAQNVLDHPAWGPDSQREAGVVGRAKEGIENIWARGQKVVERVPLHWLGVRSPTAEMRDRQITMNGFYVVR; from the exons TCGAACCCGGCCGATAATCTTTGTCTGCCATGGACTGGGAGGTGTAATTGTCAAGAAAGCACTTGCCCACTCTGCAAATTCAAC ATTTTTATTTCGACGTTTGCCATCTTGTTCTTTGGAACACCGCACATCAATATCAACTTGGCCAACCGGCTTGTTCTAGAATCCTCCGGGGTCGGAGATGGCCGCGCTCAACGACTGGGGTATTCACAATCGTCACCCCCGAAGAAGCTCCAGAGCTTGGAATCCATTACTGATCAATTTGCCCCTTTAATGAGAAAGTTCTATACTACCTTTTTCTGGGAAGGGATGCCGACCGATTTTGGAGGCTATCATGATTTCCTTGTTGAACCGGCCTCCGCCGCTCCGGCTATCTACGAGAGCCCAAAATATGCAATTGTCGGCGCAACGCACTCAAGAATGGTGAAGTTGTTAGATTGGAGTCCATCTTACTCTACGGTGCTTGCGACGCTGAAACGGTGCTGCTTGAAGGCACCCGGTGTGATTAATGatcgctggaagaaggccaggGATGCACTGGCGCGAGCTCGGCTTAATGAAGCCCATGAAATGGCTGGGTTTCACTTCA GAAGTGCGAAATCAGCACCTTTATACGCCCTTGCTTCTGTAAACTACATCGGGAGGAAAGAGATCAGGGAGCAGATTCGACAGGCACTTCTTCTGCCAGACACCAAGTTCATCAGACAGAGCCAGAGGCGCCTTATCGTACATGGCATAGCAGGCTCGGGGAAAAGTCAGCAGTGCACAAATTTCGCTTCTGACACCCGCGAAAG TTACTGGGGCATTTTTACAATCGACGCGACATCCGAGGCCCTTGCAGCCAAATACTATGCCAACATCGGCAAGATAGGGGGTTTGGCAAGCACGGAAAGCGCTGGGAAACATTACCTCTCACAAGCTCGCGAGCCATGGTTGCTGATCATTGATAACGCAGATAACCCTGACCTTCATCTTCCCAACTTGTTTCCTCCCGGAGATCGAGGGCACATTCTCGTGACCACGAGGAACCGGGAAATTCAACGGTATGGGAATGTAGGGAGCATAGAGCTTGGAAGGcttggagaggaagaagcactCCATCTACTCCTGAGTTCGGCAGGAATCTCGACCCCATGGGATAAGTCGACAGAGACGAGAGGCAAGGAGATTGCTAATGTCTTGGGGTATTTGGCACTCGCCATAAAGCAGGCCGGGGCTGCAATATCTTGCAAACTTTGCAGCCTTGAAGACTATCTCACTTTTTATCAGTACTACCGAAAGAAGCGCAAACAAAAAGATTCTATTGCCTCCGGCAGTGCCAGAGAAGATATTTACTCTGCCTTCGACCTTTCATTCGAACATCTGGATAGGAAACAGACGAGCACGAGCCAGGATGCTATCGATATTCTCAATATTGTCAGTTTTTTCCACTTCTGTGTGAGCTATACACCCTCTCCCTCATCGGCTATGACGAAGACCTCAAGAGCTTCCG TCTCCAATCCCAATCTCCATCAAAGCTATAGGAATGATGGTGACAGATGTTCATCACAACCACTCAGTCCGACCATTAGCGACGTAATGACGGCCTCGTCGCTGGATATTCCGCCTCCAATGCCTCCGCGCCCACCATTGAGGTCCAAAGCATCCGTTGCCACGATTGCTGACCCCTATTCTAGTCGCTGCGAGAGGAACTTCAATAGCAATGGTTGGACTTCCGCCTCAGTCCAGCGCGCTGCAACGGACATGATTCCTCCATCGGATTTCAGGACTACTCAGTCATCCACTTCAGTAACTATGCAAAAAGCCTTTGGCGAAGCCCGATATCTTCTGGGTGGACTCATAAGCCGTCCTGCAGAGTCCAACAAGCATTTTACCATATTGCGCCACTCACAAGGCGTGGTCTTCTATCGTGGCAGCACCACATCTGTTACGATTTCTATCTTCTCTGATGCCCCTTTACCTCCCGACCGTTCCTTGTGGCTCCAGAACAAGGGCTGGACAGGAAAAACGGGGATGCGCGCCAAGGCTCTATTCCGACTGACGGATGACTGGCTGGACATCACACCCACTCTGGCCTTGCGCTCCGACCAAGTAGAGCCAAACGACGAGCGGGCATGGCAGCGTGACATTGCCAAGTTTCTGAAAAAGGCTCCGTCGCGTGTGCGCGACACACATCGCCTGCGCGAGACGGCCGTCGCACGGATTCCTGCTGAGGCCGGCGACGGGTACTTTCAGGTTGTACTTTGTCAGGGccccaaaaaaaaggttCTTTGTACGAGTCCAGTGTTTCGCATTCTTTCCACCTCTCTTGAACCGAGCTCGATTCGGGGCGCTAGTTTGGCTACCCTCCCATTGGAGGTGGGTGCGATGGTGCTGGGGCTATACGCGCAGACAGCGGCGCAGACCGTTATTAACCCGGCCACATCGCTCGTACAATCAACAATTCAACCTCTTAAGCCCTCCTGGGTCACACAGACTGCTGCTGAGACAGCCTACGGGATTGGCATGTCCATGCGATCAAGCGATGACGACAGTACTCAGGGCCCTGCGGCAGCAATGGCCCGCGGTCAACAGGAAGCGATCTCTTTAGAGACAGGACCGAGTCCGCCATACCCCATGAGCTTCAAAGCGCGAGCTGAAGCCATTCAAGGAGAAAGTGTCTATGACATGCAACGGATGCGACTCAGTAAGGTTCCCGATCTGATTTTGGACCGGCTACAtggtttcttcttcggctgggCGCGACTTCTATTCGCCAGAGAGAATGGCGAATGGACAGGTTCTCAATGGTATCAGGCCATCCTTGCCATCCGCAACCTAGATCTTTCTCAGCAGACGCATGTGAACATGTCCCAGGTGATGAAACGCGTCACCACCGTTCGCTTcctggaggaggttgaacTACCCGTTCAGTCCCGCGTCGAGGTACGTGTACTCGGTTTTCTTCGGCCCGATATGCCGCCGCCCTGCGGAATAActgaggaggaattgcttgaAGCCAGAAATGCCGCGGCTGAAGCGGCCATGTTGGCGGATGCGTGCGACGCGTCGTACGCCCAGAACGTCCTGGATCATCCAGCTTGGGGACCAGACAGTCAAAGAGAAGCCGGAGTTGTTGGTCGTGCCAAAGAAGGAATTGAAAACATATGGGCGCGTGGCCAGAAGGTCGTTGAACGGGTCCCACTGCATTGGCTGGGAGTGAGATCTCCTACAGCAGAGATGCGAGACCGACAAATTACTATGAATGGATTCTACGTGGTCCGCTGA